In the Arachis ipaensis cultivar K30076 chromosome B10, Araip1.1, whole genome shotgun sequence genome, one interval contains:
- the LOC107621062 gene encoding uncharacterized protein LOC107621062: MLSTQPMPTRGGPWKDICQLQLKDSNVRDKMITGLSMEVGDGRRTLFWEDVWLQGGSLKLRFPRLFSISNQQGSVIGECGFWDGLEWVWNFQWRRGLYQWELELLNRLHEALRPINLASDKQDRLVWKYGKEEIFSTNSFVQVVQSETIPEDITSFSFTRTIWKGLAPPQVELFIWFVLIGRVNTKERLHRFGILRHGDNICVFCKRDVEHIYHLFLGCEFTWQVWCRWLSDLGRAWSIPGSLKEHFESWTGVVNRNEERNRWLRCFFAVIWNIWLERNRRIFNSKEGGSKEVYQQSLTSYGEWSSRNLVVVDGNAGDDDRGS; encoded by the coding sequence ATGTTATCTACTCAGCCAATGCCTACTAGAGGGGGACCATGGAAGGACATATGCCAGTTGCAGCTCAAGGATAGTAATGTAAGGGACAAGATGATTACTGGGTTGTCTATGGAGGTGGGTGATGGCAGGAGGACTCTTTTCTGGGAAGATGTTTGGTTACAAGGCGGTTCCCTCAAGTTGAGGTTTCCGAGACTTTTCTCTATTTCAAATCAGCAAGGATCTGTCATAGGGGAGtgcgggttttgggatgggttagagtgggtaTGGAACTTCCAGTGGAGGCGAGGCCTATATCAATGGGAGTTGGAATTATTGAATAGGTTACATGAGGCTTTAAGGCCTATAAATCTAGCAAGTGATAAGCAAGACAGACTTGTGTGGAAGTATGGCAAGGAAGAaattttttcaactaactcttttgtgcaggtgGTGCAATCAGAGACTATCCCAGAGGATATCACAAGCTTCAGCTTCACCAGAACCATTTGGAAAGGTTTGGCGCCACCACAAGTGGAGTTATTTATTTGGTTTGTTCTGATAGGTAGAGTAAATACTAAGGAAAGACTACACCGATTTGGAATACTTAGGCATGGGGACAATATATGTGTGTTTTGTAAAAGAGATGTGGAACATATTTACCACTTGTTCTTGGGGTGTGAGTTTACTTGGCAGGTATGGTGTCGATGGCTTTCTGATCTCGGGAGAGCGTGGTCTATTCCGGGCTCACTAAAGGAACATTTTGAGAGTTGGACAGGCGTCGTAAACAGAAATGAGGAGCGGAATCGGTGGCTGAGGTGCTTCTTTGCGGTCATTTGGAATATATGGCTTGAGAGGAACAGACGTATTTTTAATTCCAAAGAAGGTGGTTCAAAAGAGGTGTATCAGCAGTCCTTGACCAGTTATGGAGAGTGGAGTAGTAGGAACcttgttgttgttgatggcaatgccggagatgacgaCAGGGGTAGTTGA
- the LOC107623430 gene encoding proteasome subunit beta type-6 yields MDQKMDFNAPHSMGTTIIGVTYNGGVVLGADSRTSTGVYVANRASDKITQLTDNVYVCRSGSAADSQVVSDYVRYFLHQHTIQLGQPATVKVAANLVRLLSYNNKNFLETGLIVGGWDKYEGGQIYGVPLGGTIVQQPFAIGGSGSSYLYGFFDQAWKEGMTKDEAEDLVKKAVSLAIARDGASGGVVRTVIINSEGVTRNFYPGDQLPLWHEELEPQNSLLDILGAPEPMNI; encoded by the exons ATGGATCAGAAGATGGATTTCAATGCCCCTCATTCCATGGGAACCACCATCATTGGCGTCACGTACAACGGCGGCGTCGTCCTCGGCGCCGATTCTCGCACCAGCACCG GAGTGTATGTTGCTAACCGCGCTTCGGATAAAATCACACAACTTACTGATAATGTCTACGTCTGTCGCTCTGGATCG GCTGCAGATTCTCAGGTTGTCTCTGACTATGTTCGCTACTTCCTTCATCAACACAC TATACAGCTTGGACAACCTGCAACAGTCAAAGTTGCTGCCAACCTTGTTCGGCTTCTTTCATATAACAACAAG AATTTCTTAGAGACTGGCTTGATTGTTGGTGGTTGGGACAAATATGAAGGTGGCCAAATTTATGGAGTTCCTCTTGGTGGAACTATAGTGCAACAACCTTTTGCTATTGGAG GATCTGGCTCCAGTTACTTGTATGGTTTTTTCGACCAAGCCTGGAAGGAAGGAATGACCAAGGATGAAGCTGAG GATTTAGTGAAAAAGGCAGTTTCACTTGCCATTGCTAGGGACGGAGCAAGTGGTGGTGTCGTCCGAACAGTCATT ATAAACTCGGAGGGAGTGACGAGAAACTTCTACCCCGGTGATCAACTTCCGCTATGGCACGAGGAATTGGAGCCGCAGAACTCATTGCTAGACATCCTTGGTGCCCCTGAGCCAATGAACATCTGA